The sequence below is a genomic window from Paenibacillus silvisoli.
TTTTAGCCATTTTTAGCCTCCTTGGTTAATTTATATTTTACATATTTCAAGTTTAAGTTAAATACTATTTGACTAGAATAATATACGAATAATATTTAACCTGTCAACAGAGATGGTTAAATAATTTGCTATTTCAAATGTAAATGCTATTATGAAAGCACAGGAGTGTGAGTCAGATATGTTTTCACTAGGAGAAAAAATCAAGGATAGAAGAACATTGAAGAAGTGGACTCAGGAAACGCTTGCCCAAAAATTGAGTACAACCAAACATGTAATCTCAAATTGGGAACGCGGTGTTGCCAATCCAGACCACAAACAGATAGCAATATTAGCCACTATCTTTGAAGTTACTGCAGACTACTTATTGGGATTAACAGAACAGTCTGAACCACAGTATCGTGATCCTTTTGGCCAGATCTACTTTATGCCGGCAATCGATTATTCCTTTATTAAAGGTGCAAGTTGGGACTTAGTTAAGGTCATTAACTCCGGAATCGATTTATCCGTAAATGATGAGCTGCTGCCGCTCGAAGACAAATTACTGCTAGCAGCCTTGGTCCAACAAACGATATCGAGAATTCAGGAAGTTCGTCAAAGTAAGTAGCTTTTCAATAGTGATTGTTGGTAGTGTTCATTTCTTCGAATTAAGTTCTCCAAAGTAATTAATGTGTACCTGATTCGAATATCTCTAATCTTTCGATATTGTGTGACCTCTCG
It includes:
- a CDS encoding helix-turn-helix domain-containing protein; this encodes MFSLGEKIKDRRTLKKWTQETLAQKLSTTKHVISNWERGVANPDHKQIAILATIFEVTADYLLGLTEQSEPQYRDPFGQIYFMPAIDYSFIKGASWDLVKVINSGIDLSVNDELLPLEDKLLLAALVQQTISRIQEVRQSK